A DNA window from Thermoplasma sp. Kam2015 contains the following coding sequences:
- a CDS encoding transposase → IGVRNIVTIGNNISEKGIAVKGGVLKSINQYFNKELSRLKSISDRQRKNRENTKRINRLYLTRNRKIKDIMHKLSKAVIEYAM, encoded by the coding sequence ATTGGTGTGAGGAACATCGTAACCATTGGAAACAACATATCCGAAAAGGGTATTGCTGTCAAGGGCGGTGTTCTGAAATCAATAAACCAGTATTTCAATAAAGAGTTATCAAGATTAAAATCTATCAGTGACAGGCAGAGGAAAAACAGAGAGAATACAAAAAGGATAAACAGGCTGTATTTAACAAGGAACAGAAAAATAAAGGATATCATGCATAAACTATCAAAAGCAGTCATAGAATATGCCATGA